A genomic window from Camelina sativa cultivar DH55 chromosome 2, Cs, whole genome shotgun sequence includes:
- the LOC109125120 gene encoding uncharacterized protein LOC109125120, with protein sequence MSGEVVKAARVYRDLLKAVVKHIGKEDHKAHFIDFVKQEFRKNAPANSEKMNLARNYAYLLNSIHSHKDLLFSYNIAVDRTEEMKRVLNKSAASVGLRLPEVYES encoded by the exons atgagtGGTGAGGTTGTTAAAGCTGCTAGAGTATACCGTGACCTACTCAAAGCAGTGGTGAAACATATTGGTAAAGAAGACCACAAGGCTCATTTCATAGACTTTGTTAAGCAAGAGTTTAGGAAGAATGCTCCTGCAAACTCGGAGAAGATGAACCTCGCCCGCAATTACGCTTATCTTCTTAATAGCATTCATTCTCACAAG GATTTGCTGTTCTCATACAACATTGCGGTTGATAGAACTGAAGAGATGAAACGAGTGCTTAACAAATCTGCAGCGAGTGTAGGTCTTCGTCTTCCCGAG